Proteins encoded within one genomic window of Perognathus longimembris pacificus isolate PPM17 chromosome 28, ASM2315922v1, whole genome shotgun sequence:
- the LOC125343247 gene encoding LOW QUALITY PROTEIN: lysine-rich coiled-coil protein 1-like (The sequence of the model RefSeq protein was modified relative to this genomic sequence to represent the inferred CDS: deleted 2 bases in 2 codons), whose translation MRESLFVNLMKHSMKSSDSFQDELEYYIKVQKARGLEPKTCFRTRLREDYLDTCGYREAIESRHRYRMFDQRFPAGTMQSYPRSCNTAQKVENQLPQWLPAQDSRLRLDSLCYCQFTRDCFSEKQVPLNPSQQEYNCGLYNVESGVPKHLSLGHNTSGPQSSHKQTHHNRQKHPEEGREKPEEERPKHKRKRSSEEMDLDKHKSIQRKKTKVEAETGQVSTEKLKNRKEKKSRDGASKKEDRKCRKEEKEQGEERTEEDILWDQSILGF comes from the exons ATGAGAGAATCCCTTTTTGTCAACCTAATGAAGCATTCAATGAAGTCTTCTGACTCTTTTCAAGATGAACTTGAATATTATATTAAAGTACAGAAAGCCAGAGGCTTAGAGCCAAAGACTTGTTTCAGA ACAAGACTGAGAGAGGACTATTTGGATACCTGTGGGTACAGAGAAGCGATCGAGTCCAGGCACAGGTACAGAATGTTTGATCAGAGATTCCCAGCTGGAACTATGCAGTCATATCCAAGATCATGCAATACTGCACAGAAAGTGGAAAACCAGTTACCTCAGTGGTTGCCAGCGCAGGACAGCAGGCTGAGACTAGATTCTCTGTGCTACTGTCAATTCACCAGGGACTGTTTCTCAGAA AAACAAGTACCCCTGAACCCTAGTCAGCAAGAATATAATTGTGGTCTATACAATGTAGAATCTGGAGTTCCCAAGCACCTCTCCTTAGGACACAATACTAGTGGCCCTCAATCCAGTCATAAACAGACACATCACAACAGACAAAAGCACCcagaggaaggcagagaaaaacCAGAGGAAGAACGGCCTAAGCATAAGAGGAAAAGAAGTTCCGAGGAAATGGATTTAGACAAACACAAGAgcatccaaagaaagaaaacaaaagtggaaGCAGAAACGGGACAGGTCAGTACAGAAAAGCTTAAGAAtcgaaaggagaaaaagagccgAGATGGAGCCTCTAAGAAag aggaccgtaagtgtagaaaagaggaaaaggaacaaGGCGAGGAAAGGACAGAGGAGGACATTCTGTGGGACCAGTCAATCCTTGGATTTTGA